In the Bordetella genomosp. 10 genome, one interval contains:
- a CDS encoding PrkA family serine protein kinase has protein sequence MLNIVEGFKSQYARDQEAELTLEEYLDLAKRDPMAYASPAERMLAAIGEPEIIDTRNDPRLSRLFANRIIRRYPAFKEFFGMEDVISQIVAFFKHAAQGLEERKQILYLLGPVGGGKSSIAERLKVLMESYPIYALKGSPVNETPLGLFNPDRFGQQLEDDYGIPRRYLSGIMSPWAVKRLKEYDGDISQFRVVRLNPSVLRQVAIAKTEPGDENNQDISSLVGKVDIRKLDRYSQDDPDAYSYSGGLCLANQGLLEFVEMFKAPIKMLHPLLTATQEGNFKGTEGFSAIPFNGSILAHSNESEWQTFRNNKHNEAFLDRIYIVKVPYCLQVSEEVCIYDKLLRNSSLSEAPCAPGTLDMMAQFSVLTRLKEPENSNIYSKMRVYDGETLKDVDPKAKSLQEYKDYAGTDEGMNGVSTRFAYKILSSVFNYDQTEVAANPVHLMYVLEQRIAREDFPEDTRRRYLEFIKGYLAPRYAEFIGKEIQTAYLESYSEYGQNIFDRYVTFADCWIQDEEFRDPETGESFDRSALNDELEKIEKPAGIANPKDFRNEIVNFVLRARANNGGRNPAWTSYEKLREVIEKKMFSNTEDLLPVISFNAKASAEDKSKHQSFVERMVEKGYTEKQVRLLCEWYLRVRKSS, from the coding sequence ATCAGGAAGCGGAGCTGACCCTTGAGGAATACCTCGATCTGGCGAAGCGCGATCCGATGGCGTACGCCAGCCCCGCCGAGCGGATGCTGGCAGCGATCGGAGAACCGGAGATCATCGATACCCGAAACGATCCCCGGTTGTCCCGGCTGTTCGCAAATCGCATCATCCGGCGCTATCCGGCCTTCAAGGAATTCTTTGGCATGGAGGACGTGATCAGCCAGATCGTGGCCTTCTTCAAGCATGCCGCGCAGGGCCTGGAGGAACGCAAGCAGATCCTCTACCTGCTGGGACCCGTCGGCGGCGGCAAGTCGTCCATCGCGGAACGCCTGAAAGTGCTGATGGAGAGCTATCCGATCTATGCGCTGAAGGGGTCTCCCGTCAACGAAACGCCGCTCGGGCTTTTCAATCCGGACCGTTTCGGCCAGCAACTGGAAGACGATTACGGCATTCCGCGCCGCTATCTCAGCGGCATCATGTCGCCGTGGGCGGTCAAGCGCCTGAAGGAATATGACGGGGACATCTCGCAATTCCGCGTGGTGCGCCTGAATCCGTCGGTGCTGCGCCAGGTGGCGATCGCCAAGACCGAACCCGGCGACGAAAACAACCAGGACATTTCCTCGCTGGTCGGCAAGGTCGACATCCGCAAGCTGGACCGCTACTCGCAGGACGACCCGGACGCCTACAGCTATTCCGGCGGGCTGTGCCTGGCCAACCAGGGCTTGCTCGAATTCGTCGAAATGTTCAAGGCGCCCATCAAGATGCTGCACCCGTTGCTGACGGCGACGCAGGAAGGCAACTTCAAGGGCACCGAGGGGTTTTCGGCGATTCCGTTCAACGGCAGCATCCTGGCCCACTCGAACGAGTCGGAGTGGCAGACCTTCCGCAACAACAAGCACAACGAGGCCTTCCTCGACCGTATCTATATCGTCAAGGTGCCTTACTGCCTCCAGGTTTCCGAGGAGGTCTGCATCTATGACAAGCTGCTGCGCAACAGTTCGCTGAGCGAGGCGCCCTGCGCGCCCGGCACGCTGGACATGATGGCGCAGTTCTCCGTGCTGACCCGCCTGAAGGAGCCGGAGAACTCGAATATCTATTCCAAGATGCGGGTCTACGACGGCGAAACGCTGAAGGACGTCGATCCCAAGGCCAAGTCGCTGCAGGAATACAAGGACTACGCCGGCACCGACGAAGGCATGAACGGGGTCTCGACGCGCTTCGCGTACAAGATTCTTTCCAGTGTCTTCAACTACGACCAGACCGAAGTGGCGGCCAACCCGGTGCACCTGATGTACGTGCTGGAGCAGCGCATCGCCCGCGAGGATTTTCCGGAAGACACGCGGCGGCGCTACCTGGAGTTCATCAAGGGTTACCTGGCGCCGCGCTACGCGGAGTTCATCGGCAAGGAAATCCAGACCGCCTATCTGGAGTCGTATTCGGAGTATGGCCAGAATATCTTCGACCGTTACGTCACCTTCGCGGATTGCTGGATCCAGGACGAGGAATTCCGGGATCCGGAAACCGGCGAAAGCTTCGACCGCTCGGCGTTGAACGACGAACTCGAGAAAATCGAGAAACCGGCGGGCATCGCCAACCCCAAGGACTTCCGCAACGAGATCGTGAACTTCGTGCTGCGGGCGCGCGCCAACAATGGGGGCCGCAACCCGGCATGGACCAGCTACGAAAAGCTGCGCGAGGTGATCGAGAAGAAGATGTTCTCGAACACCGAAGACCTGCTGCCCGTCATTTCCTTCAACGCCAAGGCCTCGGCCGAGGACAAGAGCAAGCACCAGAGTTTCGTCGAGCGGATGG